ACGCCACCGCGCGGCAGGCTTTACGGCCTGATGTCGACGCTCGCATGCTTCCTCCTGCTGGCTGCCGTTCAGGTTTCCGCCAAGGATATCAGCGTGAAGGACGCCGCAAGCCTGTTGCAGAATCCTCCACAGGGGCTGACCATTGTTGATGTGCGCACCCCGGCGGAATTCCGCGAGGGGCACCTTGCAGGCGCTGTCAACATGGACTTTTTCGGCGCATCCTTTGATTCGCAGATACTTGGCCTGCCCAAGGACAAGCCGGTGCTGCTCTATTGCCGCACGGGCAACCGCTCTGCCGGAGCCTACGACGCCATGGAAAAAGAAGGGATAACCAATATCCTTCACATGAATGAAGGCATCACGGGCTGGCAGAAACAAGGCCTGCCACTGCAAAAATAGCGCGCCGCTGTAGCGCAAGCAGCGTTACGGCTGGCACGGATTCTGCTTCTATTCAGGGCGGAGAGGAAGATTTTTCCTCCCCGCCCTTTTTCTTTGCCTAGGCGGATGCGCGACATACGCGCCGCAGGCAAGGCGCGCCGCGCACACGGGCGGCGCAACGCGCATACGTTTTCGCAACAGAAACGTCTTGCCGTTTGGGGTATCGGTTCCGGGCACGGGAAAATTATTCCCCCCGACAGGAGGCAGAGCATGAACTCGTCATTGTTTATCGGCGCCACGGGCATGAAAACGTTGAGTAGCGGCATGAACGTTATCTCAAACAACATCGCCAACGTGAGCACCATCGGGTACAAGCAGCAAAACGCTCTGTTCTCTGACGTTTTTTACGCGCAACAAGGGAACATAGGCGACTCGTGGGATGCGCAGACAAACTCCAAGGTTGCCCTTGGGCAGGTAGGCCAAGGCGTACAGCTGGACGCGGTGCTCACACGGTACAACCAGGGCGCTCTTGAGTCTTCCAATACCGTTACCGATATGGCCATCAGCGGCAAAGGCTTCTTTCAGGTAACGGACAAAACCGGCGAAGAGTATTACACCCGCGCGGGCGACCTCCGGCCCGACAATCAGGGAGTTTGGCGCACACCTGCTGGCATGGCCCTTATGGGGTACAAATACGCCGAGGACGGCACCAAGGGCGGTCTGGCGCAGGTTACGGTTGACAGATTCGCCAAGATGCCCGCCAAGGCCACCACGGCTGTTGATATGCGCTTTAATGTGGGACAGTCCAAAGACACTTCCAGCGACCCCACAAATCCCTATTTCAGCCTCATTGGTCAGTATAATGCCTCCAACGTGCCTCCCATGAACAGTTCCAGCTACGGCTACGGGCAGAGCATTACCCTGTATGGCGCCGACGGCACGGCCCACTCGGCCACAATCTATTTTGACGGCGCGCCTTCCACAACACCCGGAACGACTGTGGAGTACCTCATTGCCTCGGATGTCGATGCCAAGGGCGGCAAGGCCCAGCCCCTGATGGCGGGCACCCTCAGTTTCAATGCTAACGGTGAACTCTCGGGCATGTCGGCATACACCCCCAGCACTGCGGGCAGCACAAACCTTGCGGACTGGAACGCGGCCGCGCTCTCCAAGGACGGCATACCCCAGATGACGGTCAACGGTACGCCTGTCACAGTGAACCTGGGCATCACCGCCAAGAGCGGCTGGCAAAACAGTCCTGGCAATGCTGCCAGCGTGGGTACAGACCCCACGGCACTGGCGAGTATGGGCAACGCCTATACCCGCGCTGCGGATGCCACAACCAACTACACATCTTCCTCTCCTGTGACGCGCACACGCACCCAGGATGGATACGCCGAAGGCACACTGAACAACATCAGCATCAGCGCCGATGGCACGGTGGTGGGCAAGTTTTCCAACAACAAGAGCATGGATCTCTGGCAGATCCCTGTATGCCGTTTCACAAGCGAAGACGGCCTGCGCCGCGAGGGCAACAACCTCTTTGCCGCTACAAAAGATTCCGGCAATATGGAAATGGGCGTTGCGGGTACGGAAAACTACGGCAAGATAAACGCATACAACATTGAAAATTCCAACGTGGACATGTCCCAGGAAATGGTCAACATGATTGTCAACCAGCGCGGCTTTCAGTCCAACAGCAAGGTTGTGACCACGGCAGATCAGATGTTGCAAAAGGCCATGGAACTCAAACGGTAGTCATTGCATGGGCGCAGACCCTTCCTTGGTGTCATGATATTCCGGCCCCGGCATAACCGGGGCCTTTTGTATTTCTGGCAAGATACCGCTGCAAAACTGGCAAACGCAAACCATACTCAAACACTTGGACTATCCGGGCAATCCTTGCTCCGGAGCATTGCTCCGTACCTCCCCATAGGGTACAGTGTTGCTTCCTGTTGTAGATCACCCTGTAAAGAAACACTTTTTTCGCATTTTCCCGCAGGAGAGCACCCCGCATGAGCGTCGCAGCATCCCCCACCAATGGTACCGCTCTCTATGGCGTCACCGGTTGGCCGCTGGCCCAGACACTTTCGCCCCTGTTGCACAATACGGGCTTCCAGACCCTGGGCATCAACGCACTGTACCAGAAATGGGAAGTGCCACCCGAAAAACTGCCCGCCTTTGTGGAAAGTGTTCGCCTGCTTGATATTCGCGGCTGCTCCGTAACCATCCCGCATAAGGTTGGTCTTTTGCCCCTGCTGGACGAAGTCAGCCCCCTTGCACGGCAGGTGGGCGCAGCCAATACCATCTACTGGAAGGGTGACCGCCTTTGCGGCGAAAACACCGATGTGGCCGGATTCATGGCTCCGCTCGCAGATATGCCTCTTGGCGGGGCGGACGTGCTGCTGCTGGGTGCGGGCGGCGCTGCCCGGGCCGTTGCCGCTGGCCTTGCCGCGCCGGACAATGCAAAGCGCCCTGCCAGAATCTTTGTGGCCACGCCTTCCGATAAATCGCACCTGCCGCTGGCCGAAGAATTCGGCCTTACGCCCCTGCTGTGGAAAGACCGTCACGAGCCTCCGACCATGCTGGTGGTCAACACCACCCCCCTTGGCATGCGCGGCAAGGCGGAAGATGATACCCCCTACGATTTCTCGCTGGCGGGGTCACTTCCCGCCAACGGTGCTGCCAAGGCAACACCCCTTGCCTACGATATTGTGTACAACCCCCTCGAAACCCGTTTTCTGCGCGAGGCCCGCGCTGCTGGGCGTTGCTGCATATCGGGCCTTGAAATGTTTTTTGGTCAGGGCGACGCGCAGTTCCGCCTCTGGACGGGGCAGGGGCTGCCGCCCGAATCACGCCGCGCCCTTGAGGACGCCCTTGGGCAACAGCCCCAATAAACCGACATGAAAAGCGAGGCTTCCATGCGAATTCTGGTGCTGCACGGCGTCAATTTGAACATGTTTGGCAAGCGCGACCCCTCACAATATGGCACGGCCACCCTGGCGGACATTGACGCAGCGCTGCAATCGCTTGCTCAGGAATTGGGCGCAACCGTGGAATGCTTTCAGACCAACCACGAGGGCCTGATGGTGGAGCGCATCCACCAGGCGCTTGGTGAGGGTGTTGACGCAGTGGTCATCAATGCGGGCGCATGGACGCACTACAGTTATGCCATTGCTGACGCCCTAGCCATTCTGCCTGTGCCCGTAGTGGAGGTTCACATGTCCAATGTTCACGCGCGCGAGGCGTTCCGGCACCATTCTGTGCTGTCGCCAGTGTGCGCGGGCAGCGTATGCGGATTCGGCGTTGAGAGTTATCTTCTCGGGCTGCGAGCCGCGCAATCGCTGGCGGCTAAAGCCGCAGCCAAAGCGTAGTAAAGACGCAGTATATAATTTGCTGGGGTGTGAGCCTAGATTTTTGACTTTTTCTGCTGTAGCGTTGTAGATAGTCTTGTCACAGCGGCACCCCATCAGCTTCTAACCAGAGAGTTCCCATGAACGAAGCCATTAACCTGAACCGCCTGCGCGACCCCGCCTTTACGGAGGAAGTGGATGCGCACAGCGGGCAAAAAGTGTCCACCTGCTATCAGTGCGGCAATTGTACTGCCGGCTGTCCCGCAGGGTTCGTTTACGACATGCAGGTCAACCAGATCATGCGGGCGGTACAGTTGGGCTTGAAGGACGCGGTACTTGATTCGCGTTCCATCTGGATGTGCCTGTCCTGTTCCACCTGTAGCCAGCGGTGTCCCAACAACATCGATGTGGCCGGAGTCATGGAGACCCTGCGCCACATGGCCCGCAAGGAAGGCCGCGTGGCCGTTCCCAAGGTGGAGAAATTCTGGTTTTCCTTCCTGGATACGGTGCGTACCTTTGGCCGCACCCACGAAATCGGCACCATGGCACTCTACATGATGCGCTCGCTCCGCGTGTTTACCGATGTTGACCTTGCGCCCGAAGCCCTCAAAAAGGGCAAGCTGGGCCTCAAGCCCCACATTCTGCCGGGCGGGGCAGGGCCGGTTACCCGTATCTTTACGCGCTACAAGGAACGCGCCAAGCGCGAGGGGGTGCGCCCATGAATTTTGCCTACTACCCCGGCTGCTCCGCCAGGGGTTCTTCAAAAGATTACGAAATGTCCACTCAGGCTGTGTGCAAGGCCCTGGACATGAGACTTGTGGATATTCCCGACTGGAACTGCTGCGGCTCCACCCCGGCCCATGCCGTGGATACGGAACTTTCCGCCGCTCTGTGCGTTCGCAATCTTGATATTGCCGCCCAGCAAAAAGCTGAAGTTCTGCTTACCCCATGCCCCAGCTGCCTTTCCAACCTGCGCATGGCTGCCAAGCGCATGGAAAATCCCGCCTTCCGCAGCCGGGTTGACGAGCTGCTGGACGGCCCCTCCGCCAAGCAGTTTCCGCCTGTCACCTCCGTCATGCAGGGCATTGCCGCGCAGATGGAAATGGACGCCATTGCCGCCCGCGTGCGCCAGAGCCTCAAGGGGCTCAAGCTCGTGGCCTACTACGGCTGCCTCATGAGCCGCCCGGCGGAAGTGATGAACTTTGGCGACCCCGAAAATCCCACGCTCATGGAAGAAATGATGTCTGCCTGCGGCGCGGAGATGCTTGATTTTCCGCTCAAGACAGCCTGCTGCGGCGCATCGTTCGGCATTCCCGAACGCCCCATGACAGCCAAAAACTCGGGGCGCATCCTTGATCTGGCAACCCGCCTTGGCGCGGACGCCATCGTAGTGGCCTGTCCTCTCTGCCAGATGAACCTTGACCTGCGCCAGGATCAGGCCAGCGCGGCCATGGACACCAAGTTCCGTATGCCGGTGCTCTACTTCACCCAGATGATGGGCATTGCCTTTGATCTGCCGGAAGAAGAACTGGGCCTGAACAAGCTGTGCGTGAGCCCCAACGGCCTTATCCGCAAACTGGGCGAGCTGCGCCGCGAGGAAGCAGCCAAGCCCGCAGAGCAGAAGGCCAAGGCCGCTGAAGGAGGCAGGTAATGAGAATAGGCGTCTTTATCTGCCACTGCGGCAGCAACATCGCCGGAACTGTCGACTGCGCCCAGGTGGCGGCCATTGCCCGCACCTACCCGGACGTGGTCTATGCCGACGACCCCATGTACACCTGCGCCGAACCGGGGCAGGCGGCCATTGAGGCTGCCATCCACGAGCACAAGCTTGACGGCGTGGTTGTTGCCTCCTGTTCGCCCCGCATGCACGAACCCACCTTCCGCCGCACAGTGGAACGCGCGGGGCTGAACCGCTACATGCTTGAAATGGCCAACATCCGCGAGCATGTTTCGTGGATCGGCAAAGACATGGAAGCCAACACCAACAAGGCTGCCGAACTGGTGCAGCTTGCGGTGGAAAAACTGCGCAACAACAAGCCCCTGCTGGCCAAGAGCTTTGACGTCAACAAGCGCGTGCTTGTCATCGGCGGCGGCGTGGCTGGCATTCAGGCCGCGCTTGACTGCGCCGACGGCGGCATTCAGGTGGTGCTGGTGGAACGCGATGCGACCATCGGCGGCAAGATGGCAAAGCTGGACAAGACCTTCCCCACCGTTGACTGCTCGGCCTGTATTCTCGGCCCCAAGATGGTGGACGTGGCCCAGCACTCCAACATTACGCTCTACGCCTATTCCGAAGTGGAAGACATTTCGGGCTATGTGGGCAACTTTACAGTTAAAATCCGCAAGCGCACCACCTATGTGGACTGGAGCCTGTGCACGGGCTGCGGCGCCTGCACCGAAAAATGCCCGGCCAAGAAAACGCCCGACACCTTCAATGAACTGACGGGCAACACCACGGCCATCACCATTGCCTTTCCGCAGGCCATCCCCAAGAAGGCCGTCATCAATCCGCAGTTCTGCCGCCAGCTTCTCAAGGGCAAGTGCGGCGTGTGCGCCAAGGTGTGCCCCACCGGGGCCATCAAGTACGACATGGAAGATGAAGTCATCACCGAAGAAGTGGGCAGCATTGTTGCCGCCACCGGTTATGACCTCATGGACTGGACCGTGTACAAGGAATACGGCGGCGGCGCGTACCCCGACGTCATCACCTCCCTGCAGTACGAGCGCCTGCTCTCCGCATCCGGCCCCACGGGGGGGCATGTGAAGCGTCCCTCTGACGGCAGGGAACCCAAGAACATCGTCTTTGTGCAGTGCGTCGGCTCGCGCGACAAATCCGTTGGCCGTCCCTACTGCTCCGGCTTCTGCTGCATGTACACGGCCAAGCAGGCCATCCTGACCAAGGATCACATTCCCGATTCCAAGTCCTTTGTCTTCTACATGGACATCCGCGCTCCAGGGAAGATGTACGACGAGTTTACCCGCCGGGCCATGGAAGAATACGGCACGGAATACATCCGTGGCCGCGTGTCGCAGATTTACCCCGACGGCAACGGCCAGATGACGGTCATGGGCGTGGATACCCTGCTGGGCCAGCCCGTGGAAATCAAGGCCGACCTGGTGGTGCTTGCCGTGGGCGTCGAGGCCAGCAAGGGCTCGCCCCAGCTGGCGGAAAAGCTGCGTATCTCCTACGACAGCTACGGCTTCTTCATGGAAAGCCACGTCAAGCTCAAGCCTGTGGAAACCAATACCGCCGGCGTGTATCTGGCGGGCGTGTGCCAGGGGGTCAAGGACATTCCCGCCTCCGTGGCCCAGGGTTCCGCCGCTGCGGCCAAGGTTCTGGCGCTCTTCTCCAAGGACAAGCTTGAAAGCGACCCGCAGATCGCCCAGGTGGACATCCGCCGTTGCGTCAACTGCGGCAAGTGCATCCGCTGCTGCCCCTTTGGAGCCATCAAGGAAGTGGAAATCCGGGGCGAGGGCAAGGCTCAGGTCATCGAGACCGTGTGCCAGGGCTGCGGCCTGTGTACGTCCACCTGTCCGCAGGGGGCCATCCAGCTTTCACACGCTACTGACAACCAGATCCTTGCGGAGGTAAACGCCTTATGCCAGTGCTAAACGGCAAAGAACTGAGAATTGTAGGTTTTCTCTGCAACTGGTGTTCGTATGGCGGTGCGGATACGGCCGGTGTGGCCCGCGCCACCCAGCCAACCGACCTGCGCGTCATCCGTGTTCCCTGCTCGGGCCGCATTGACCCGCTGTTCATCGTCAAGGCGCTGCTCAACGGCGCGGACGGCGTGCTGGTTTCCGGCTGCCACCCGCGCGACTGCCACTATGCCGCAGGCAACTTCTACGCCCGCCGCCGCCTCGAGGTGCTCAAGCAGTTCCTGCCCGTGCTGGGCATTGACGAACGCCGCTTTGAATACACCTGGGTTTCGGCCTCCGAAGGCCAGCGCTGGCAGCAGGTGGTCACGGTCTTTACCGACCGCATCCACAAGCTCGGCCCCGCGCCCAAGCTGGAAGATCCCGAACCGTTGCTCAAAATAGCCGACATGGCGCTGACCTCCCTGCGCTCCCTCGGCACAGGGCAGAACGCCGCCCTTGCCGACCTGAAAGAAGCCATCAAGGCCAAGCTGCCCGAGCTGGACTGCGTGCTCGGCTGGCAGCAGGGCTATGACGCCGCGCATACCGTGCCCCTGTTCATGAAGACCCCCGAGGACGTGGACAAGCTGGTGTGGGGGCCCTTTAACGTCAACAACCCCGCCGTGTACCTGCCCTCGTTCAAGGGCAAGAAGGTGGGCATTGTGGTCAAGGGCTGCGATTCCCGCTCGGTGGTTGAATTGCTGCAAGAAAACCTGATCCGCCGCGAAGATGTGACCATCTTCGCCCTGCCCTGCGAAGGCACGCTGGACATGGCCCGCGTCAATCAGGATCTGGGCCGCTACACCAAGATCGACGGCGTGACCTATGACGAGGCCGGCGTGACCATCACAGCCGACGGCAAGGATCACCGCTTCTGCATGACCGACTACGCCCAGGGCAAATGCTACGGCTGCACCACGCCTTCGGCAGTGCTGGCCGACACCCTGCTTGGTCAGCCCGTCAAGGTGGACGGCGCGCCCAATACCCCGCCGGAACTGGCCCTGCTCGATTCCATGACTCTGGACGAACGGCTCGCCTTCTGGCGCGGCCAGATGGACCGCTGCCTGCGCTGCTACGCCTGCCGCAACGCCTGTCCCATGTGCGTGTGCCGCGACTACTGCGTGTCTGACAGCCGCGACCCGCACTGGATGACGCAGGAAGACAGCGCCAAGGAAAAACTCTTCTTCCAGACCATCCACGCCATGCATCTGGCTGGCCGCTGCACAGGCTGCGGCGAATGCCAGCGCGCCTGCCCCGTGGGCATTCCCATCCTGGCCCTGCGCCAACAGATTGCCCGCGCTGTGGCCCAGCTTTTTGACGGCTACCAGCCCGGCCTCAATCCGGACGAAGTGCCGCCCCTGCTGGGCTATGAAGTGGTTGAAAAGAACATTCATGAGAGGGACTGGAAATGAGCATGATCCGCTTTGTTACCCCTGACGGCTTGCCCGCGTTTCTCGCCTACCTCTCGCAGAATGGCCGCCGTGTCCTTGTGCCGGTAGAAAAGCCCGCCAACAAGCGCTCTGTGGTCTTTGAGCCGTGGCAGGAAGGCAAGCCGTTTACTCTGGAAAAGGCCACCGTGCCCGCCAAGGAAGCCGTGCTGCCCCAGTGCGAAACCCTGGTACGCTACAAAAAAACCAAGGATCCGGAAAACCTCGAGCGCGTCACCATGAGCCTGGACGACAAGCCCGAGGCTCAGCCCACCGTGGTTTTTGCCTGCCGCCCCTGCGATGCGCGGGGCTATGCGGTGCTTGACCGCCCCTACCTTAAAGGGCCTTACGCCGATCCTTACTACAAGGCGCGGCGCGAGCAGCTCACGGTGGTTACGCTCACCTGCGGCAGCGGCTGCAACACCTGCTTCTGCCACTGGGTTGGCGGCGGCCCAACCTCCCCCGAAGGCTCGGACGTGCTCATGACCGAGATCGAGGGCGGCTATGTGCTGCAAGGCATCACGCCCAAGGGCGAGGAGCTGCTGGCTGCGTCTTCCCTCTCGGAAGGGGCCGAACTCTTCCCCAAGGCGGAAGCCGCCCGCAAGGAAGCCTGGGCCAGCCTTGTGCCAGCACCCAATATCAAGAACGCGCCCGAAAAAGTGGCTGCCCGCTTTAACGACACGCAGTTCTGGCAGGATCAGACCGACCGCTGCCTCTCCTGCGGGGCCTGCACCTACTTTTGCCCCACCTGCTACTGCTTCACCATCACCGATGAGGGCGAAGGACTGAGCGAAAAAGGTGGCCGCCGTCTGCGCAGCTGGGACAACTGCATGTCCTCGCTGTTCACCCGCGAGGCCAGCGGCCACAACCCGCGCATGCTCAAGGCATTCCGCATGCGCAACCGCGTTTCGCACAAGTACTCCACCTATCCTGAAAACTGGGGTTCGTTCTCGTGCAGCGGCTGCGGCCGTTGCATCAGCAATTGCCCCGTCTGCCTGGACATCCGCTCCATCGTGCTGGCCGCCATTGAAGACGGCAACGATGACAAGAAGTCCACGGACAAGTAGGAGCAGACATGGCAACCAAGAAAACTACCGGCAAAGCCACCACTCCCAAGACTGAGTCCAAAAATACCGCCGCGCCTGAAAAGGCCGCTGCAAAGGCAGAACCCGCTGTGGATACCAAGCCAACTGCCGCCTCCAAGCCAGCCGCCAAGCCGGGCCTCAAGCCCGCGCCCGACGGCGGCATGCTGCGCGAAATCACGGCCCGTCCCATGATGCAGGGCAACCCCTACCTGCCCATGCCCGCCACCGTGGCCGAAGTCATACAGGAAACCGGCAACATCAAGACCCTGCGCGTGGTGCTGGACGATGAAGCCGCCATGAAGTCCTTTACCTACGAACCCGGCCAGGTGGGCCAGATCTCTGTATTCGGCGCTGGCGAATCCACCTTTGTCATCAACTCGCCGCCGTCGCAGAAGAACTACCTCCAGTTCTCCGTCATGCAGGCGGGCGAAGTGACCTCGGCCATCCACAGGCTCTCGCCCGGCGACAAGGTGGGCGTACGCGCCCCTCTGGGTAATTACTTTCCCTACGCCGACTGGAAGGGCAAGGACATCTTCTTTGTGGGCGGCGGCATCGGCATGGCGCCCATCCGTACCATCATGCTGCACGTGCTGGAACACCGCGCCGATTTCGGCAAGGTGAGCCTGCTCTACGGTGCACGCTCCCCGCGCGACATGGCCTTCAGCTATGAAACAGAAGACTGGCTGCGCCGCGATGATCTGGACTGCACCCTGTGCATCGACGCGCCCTTTGACGGCTGGCCGCACAAGGTGGGCCTGATCCCCAATGTGCTGCTGGAACTGAACCCCGACCCCAAAAACTGCGTGGCCGTGCTCTGCGGCCCGCCCATCATGATCAAGTTCACGGTGCAGGCCCTGCAAAAACTCAATTTTGCGCCTGAAAACATCGTGACCACGCTTGAAAAGCGCATGAAGTGCGGCGTCGGCATCTGCGGGCGCTGCAACATCGGCGGCCGCTACGTCTGCGTGGACGGCCCCGTGTTCACCTGGCAGGAATTGCAGGATCTGCCGCCGGAACTGTAAAATTCCACGGCATTCAGCATACGTCTGTTTGCGGGAGGTTCCCTTGTGATTGCCCCAGGGCAGCCATAACGGAGCCTCCTTTTTTTGCCCCAGCGCAGTTCGGCCTGCACACTCGCGCATACCACTGAACCATGCCGATTTTGCCATTGCACGTGCATTCAGCGGCAGTTGACAGGACGGGCGCAGTGGGTCAAGGAAGTACAACGCTTTCTTCAAGGGAGTATTCATGAAAAAAACGCTGATTCTCTGTTGTCTGATGCTTGGGCTGCCCGTGGCTGCTCAGGCCAGCAACGACAAGATTGATCCTTCCACCTATATCTGCGCCGAATTCATCACTCAGCCCATGACTGATGGAGGTCAGCCGCCCATATTTGAAGGCCTGCAGATTGATGGCTATGTGAGTGCCACGATGGGCAACCCCATTGCAGACCCGGAGACCCTCGCCCCCATGCTGGGCCAGGCTTACGGAGCCTGCCAGGTTGACCCCACCAAGAAGGTCGCCGCCGTTTGGCAGGAAGCCCGCAAGACTTTTCCTGTTGATACAGCGAGCACATGGCGCGCAGACAAGACCCTGTGCAAGGATTACACCGCCAACCCCGATGACGGCAGCGGCTTTGTAATCTGGCTTGACGGCTACAACCGGGGCAAGAGCGGCAAGCCCGCTTCCGTGCTTGTCAACGATGACGCGCTCAAAGCCTACCTTGACGCTTGCAGCAAAAAATCTGATTCCCTCATGCTGGACGTATTGGCTGAAAGCGCCAAGTAGCCCAATCCCGCCACAAAAATTTGAAGGCCGCAGATTGCAAAATCTGCGGCCTTTGCACTTGAGAAAAGGCAAGTACAGAGCATGTTGATTGGAAACATTACCTCCGCATGAAGGCGGTACAATGCCAAGACTGCTCTAAAAAATAACCATGTAGAGCGGAATGGTGATCATGGAAAGCAACGTCGTCAGGCTGACGGCCTGCGCCCCAAATTCCGGGTCTGTATGGTAGTGAGCACTCAAAATAGCCGCCTGGGCCATCACCGGCAGGGAAGCCTGGATGATAAAAACCTTGCCCATAAGCGCAGGCACCGGGAAGAAATAGAGCAGGCCAGTCATCACCAACGGGCCAAGCATCATGCGCCCCAGCGCCAGCAGGACCATATCCTTGCCAATCTTGATGCTGCGCAATCCCATGTCGTAGATGGAAATACCAATAAAAATCATGGCCAGCGGCGTAGTGAGATTGCCCAGTGAACGGGCAACGTTTTGCAAAAATTCGGGCAGTTCAACGCCCAGCATTGTCAGAATCAATCCCGTGATAAATCCCATGAACGGAGGGGAAAACACTTGCCTGACCCTGGTGAGCAGGGGGATTTTTCCTCTGTTTTCAGTAATATCGCATGTGATGGAGTAGACCCCCACAGTCCAGAAAAAAACTGTGCTGGCGGCATAGTACAGCAACACATAGGGAATGGAACTTTCGCCGAACAGGGCCAGATTAACAGGAATACCAATAAAAATTGTGTTTGAATTGGCCACGCTGGCGCAGAACAGGCCAAAATGCTGCCTTTTGACGCGAGCCAGCTTGGCAAGCGCAATGGCCAACGCAAAGGTGAGGGTCACAGAGCCCAACGGCAGCAGCGCCCCCTTTGCCAGCATGATCAGATCGTCCCGATGGAACGAGTGCATGATGGTGTACATGAGAAAGGGCGGCAGGGCGATCTGGGTGATCAGACGCGGCAGAACAATACGGGTTTCCGCGCCAAACCAGTTGCGCGCCGCCAGCATGAACCCCACAAAACCAAGCAGCATCAGCCCGAATACACCGCCCAGCGCATGCAAAAACGCCATGTCTCTTTATCCTTTCAAATAACCATTTCGCAATATTGGCCCAGGGGCCAGAAAACCCCCACG
This genomic window from Desulfovibrio sp. UIB00 contains:
- a CDS encoding flagellar hook-basal body complex protein — translated: MNSSLFIGATGMKTLSSGMNVISNNIANVSTIGYKQQNALFSDVFYAQQGNIGDSWDAQTNSKVALGQVGQGVQLDAVLTRYNQGALESSNTVTDMAISGKGFFQVTDKTGEEYYTRAGDLRPDNQGVWRTPAGMALMGYKYAEDGTKGGLAQVTVDRFAKMPAKATTAVDMRFNVGQSKDTSSDPTNPYFSLIGQYNASNVPPMNSSSYGYGQSITLYGADGTAHSATIYFDGAPSTTPGTTVEYLIASDVDAKGGKAQPLMAGTLSFNANGELSGMSAYTPSTAGSTNLADWNAAALSKDGIPQMTVNGTPVTVNLGITAKSGWQNSPGNAASVGTDPTALASMGNAYTRAADATTNYTSSSPVTRTRTQDGYAEGTLNNISISADGTVVGKFSNNKSMDLWQIPVCRFTSEDGLRREGNNLFAATKDSGNMEMGVAGTENYGKINAYNIENSNVDMSQEMVNMIVNQRGFQSNSKVVTTADQMLQKAMELKR
- a CDS encoding CoB--CoM heterodisulfide reductase iron-sulfur subunit A family protein — its product is MRIGVFICHCGSNIAGTVDCAQVAAIARTYPDVVYADDPMYTCAEPGQAAIEAAIHEHKLDGVVVASCSPRMHEPTFRRTVERAGLNRYMLEMANIREHVSWIGKDMEANTNKAAELVQLAVEKLRNNKPLLAKSFDVNKRVLVIGGGVAGIQAALDCADGGIQVVLVERDATIGGKMAKLDKTFPTVDCSACILGPKMVDVAQHSNITLYAYSEVEDISGYVGNFTVKIRKRTTYVDWSLCTGCGACTEKCPAKKTPDTFNELTGNTTAITIAFPQAIPKKAVINPQFCRQLLKGKCGVCAKVCPTGAIKYDMEDEVITEEVGSIVAATGYDLMDWTVYKEYGGGAYPDVITSLQYERLLSASGPTGGHVKRPSDGREPKNIVFVQCVGSRDKSVGRPYCSGFCCMYTAKQAILTKDHIPDSKSFVFYMDIRAPGKMYDEFTRRAMEEYGTEYIRGRVSQIYPDGNGQMTVMGVDTLLGQPVEIKADLVVLAVGVEASKGSPQLAEKLRISYDSYGFFMESHVKLKPVETNTAGVYLAGVCQGVKDIPASVAQGSAAAAKVLALFSKDKLESDPQIAQVDIRRCVNCGKCIRCCPFGAIKEVEIRGEGKAQVIETVCQGCGLCTSTCPQGAIQLSHATDNQILAEVNALCQC
- the aroQ gene encoding type II 3-dehydroquinate dehydratase; the protein is MRILVLHGVNLNMFGKRDPSQYGTATLADIDAALQSLAQELGATVECFQTNHEGLMVERIHQALGEGVDAVVINAGAWTHYSYAIADALAILPVPVVEVHMSNVHAREAFRHHSVLSPVCAGSVCGFGVESYLLGLRAAQSLAAKAAAKA
- a CDS encoding shikimate dehydrogenase — protein: MSVAASPTNGTALYGVTGWPLAQTLSPLLHNTGFQTLGINALYQKWEVPPEKLPAFVESVRLLDIRGCSVTIPHKVGLLPLLDEVSPLARQVGAANTIYWKGDRLCGENTDVAGFMAPLADMPLGGADVLLLGAGGAARAVAAGLAAPDNAKRPARIFVATPSDKSHLPLAEEFGLTPLLWKDRHEPPTMLVVNTTPLGMRGKAEDDTPYDFSLAGSLPANGAAKATPLAYDIVYNPLETRFLREARAAGRCCISGLEMFFGQGDAQFRLWTGQGLPPESRRALEDALGQQPQ
- a CDS encoding rhodanese-like domain-containing protein; the protein is MTHTLSATPPRGRLYGLMSTLACFLLLAAVQVSAKDISVKDAASLLQNPPQGLTIVDVRTPAEFREGHLAGAVNMDFFGASFDSQILGLPKDKPVLLYCRTGNRSAGAYDAMEKEGITNILHMNEGITGWQKQGLPLQK
- a CDS encoding hydrogenase iron-sulfur subunit — encoded protein: MPVLNGKELRIVGFLCNWCSYGGADTAGVARATQPTDLRVIRVPCSGRIDPLFIVKALLNGADGVLVSGCHPRDCHYAAGNFYARRRLEVLKQFLPVLGIDERRFEYTWVSASEGQRWQQVVTVFTDRIHKLGPAPKLEDPEPLLKIADMALTSLRSLGTGQNAALADLKEAIKAKLPELDCVLGWQQGYDAAHTVPLFMKTPEDVDKLVWGPFNVNNPAVYLPSFKGKKVGIVVKGCDSRSVVELLQENLIRREDVTIFALPCEGTLDMARVNQDLGRYTKIDGVTYDEAGVTITADGKDHRFCMTDYAQGKCYGCTTPSAVLADTLLGQPVKVDGAPNTPPELALLDSMTLDERLAFWRGQMDRCLRCYACRNACPMCVCRDYCVSDSRDPHWMTQEDSAKEKLFFQTIHAMHLAGRCTGCGECQRACPVGIPILALRQQIARAVAQLFDGYQPGLNPDEVPPLLGYEVVEKNIHERDWK
- a CDS encoding 4Fe-4S dicluster domain-containing protein; the protein is MNEAINLNRLRDPAFTEEVDAHSGQKVSTCYQCGNCTAGCPAGFVYDMQVNQIMRAVQLGLKDAVLDSRSIWMCLSCSTCSQRCPNNIDVAGVMETLRHMARKEGRVAVPKVEKFWFSFLDTVRTFGRTHEIGTMALYMMRSLRVFTDVDLAPEALKKGKLGLKPHILPGGAGPVTRIFTRYKERAKREGVRP
- a CDS encoding CoB--CoM heterodisulfide reductase iron-sulfur subunit B family protein codes for the protein MNFAYYPGCSARGSSKDYEMSTQAVCKALDMRLVDIPDWNCCGSTPAHAVDTELSAALCVRNLDIAAQQKAEVLLTPCPSCLSNLRMAAKRMENPAFRSRVDELLDGPSAKQFPPVTSVMQGIAAQMEMDAIAARVRQSLKGLKLVAYYGCLMSRPAEVMNFGDPENPTLMEEMMSACGAEMLDFPLKTACCGASFGIPERPMTAKNSGRILDLATRLGADAIVVACPLCQMNLDLRQDQASAAMDTKFRMPVLYFTQMMGIAFDLPEEELGLNKLCVSPNGLIRKLGELRREEAAKPAEQKAKAAEGGR